GCGCCGGAACGCGCCATCGTCAGTTGAACTCGGCGACACGATCCGTCGCTTCGTCGTATATTTTTGAGGGAGGCCGGAACCACCCCTCCGCGTCTTGATTGTGAGGTATGCGGGCAAATCTTAACTAAGCAACACCGGCGTAGAATTCGCGCGGCAAACCGGCTGCAAGACGCGCTGAGTCGTTGAATGGTGGCTTCAGGCTCCCGCGAAAATGGCGTTTCACCAGCATTTTCCAATGTTTTTCGGGAACTTTTCCGTTTGCACGGCAAAGTGCGTCGAAATGGCTTGATCCCGCCGAAACGTGGCGGATTTCATCGTCAAGGATTCGTTCGAGGATTGCCGCACCGCGCGAATCGCCCTGCGCGCGCACCCGTTCCAGCGTGGCAGGCGTTACATCCAGCCCGCGCGCTTCCAGCACCATCGGCACCACGGCAAGGCGTGCGCCGGCATCGTGTGCGGTCTCCTGCGCAGCCTGCCACAGCCCGCCATGCACGGGCAGGTCGCCATAAGTGGCCCCCAACGTGGCAAGGTGCCGCTCGATCAATGCGAAATGCATCGCTTCGTCCGCGGCGACGGCGAGGAAGTCGGCGATAAAGTCGGGGCCCATTTGTCCACCGAAACGTCCGACGATATCGAGCGCGAGATCGATGGCGACGAATTCGATATGGGCGAGACTGTGCCACAGCGCGATGCGGTTGCGCTCTGACCCGCCTCTGCCGCGTTTGGGCATCTGGCCTGGCGGGCGAACGTCGAGATTGCCCGGCCAGGCGGGATGGTCGGGCATGGTCACGTCGAACACAGGTGTGAGCCGGCCGAGGCGATAATCGCGCACAAGCCGGCGGGTCTTCATCACCTTGGCGCGTTTGTCACCGATCAGCAGCGCATCGCGGATGGCCTGAGAAAGGGTCATGGAGTGAATGCGACCTAGAGGCTGCGGGCTGCTTCCAGCACCTCTTCCACGTGGCCTTTCACTTTTACCTTGCGCCAGACGCGCGCGATGCGGCCTTCGGCATCGACCAGATAGGTCGTGCGCTCCATGCCCATGAAGGTCTTGCCGTACATTTTTTTCTCGACCCAGATGCCGAGTGCATCGGCAATGCCGTCCTTCTCCGGATCGGAGGCGAGCGGGTTGGCGAGATCGTGCTTGGCGATGAATTTCTCGTGCCGCGCATAAGGATCTTTCGAGACGCCCAGCAACGCGGTGTCCGCCGCTTCGAAGTCGGCCCTGGAATGCGTGAACTCGATATTTTCCGTGGTGCAGCCCGGCGTCATGTCTTTCGGGTAGAAGAACATCACCAGCTTGCGCCCGCGAAAGTCTGACGGCTTGATGGTGGCGCCATCGGCACCTTCCATCGCCGTGTCGGGCATCATGTCTCCGGTATCCGGCCGGCTGTCGCTCATCTCTCGATCTCCAGTGTTTCGCCGAAATGCTCGGCCCATTGCGCAGCGATGCTTTGCCTTGCCTCACGCAGCCGATGCAACAGGGCCAGGTAACTTTCCTCGCCGCATGCCTTCGCCAGCACATTGGCGGTCGCGGGCACCGGCTCTGCGCCGTCGGGCGCGAACAGGCGATTGGCGACTAGGTAGCGCGTCAGGGTGAGGTGGTTTGCGGCATGGCCTCCTGGCAGCAGGTCGGCATCGGCCAACGCGGCAATGGCCTTTTCCAGTGCAGGCTCTAGCCCAACGCCCTCGCGCAATTGCAAATAGTGGATCAGGAACTCGCTATCGACGAGTCCGCCGCGCATCAGCTTCACATCGAGCGGACCGGCTGGCGGCTTGGCGGCAAGAATGTCGGCGCGCATGGCCAGCACTTCGCGGCGCAGCTTGGCCGCATCGCGCTTTTGGCAGAGCGTATCGCGCACCAGCGCGGCGAGGCGCTCTTTCGCCAAGGGCGAGCCATAAATCGGCCGCGCGCGGGCGAGCGCCATGTGCTCCCATGTCCAGGCCGATTTGCGCTGGTACTTGGCAAAGGCATCGAAGCTGACGGCGAGCGGGCCCTGCTTTCCCTGCGGTCGCAGCCGCGTATCGACATCGTAGAGCGCGCCTTCTGCCGTGGGCACGGAAAGCGCTGCGGACACCCGCGCAGCAAGGCGGTTGTAATAGAGCGAGGTCGAGAGCGGGCGCGGCCCGTCGGACTCGCCGCCAATCTCGCCGGTGAAGAGAAACACGATGTCGAGGTCGGAGGCATGGGTCAGCGCGCCGCCGCCCAGCCGCCCGAGCCCGAGGATCACCAGTTCGCTATCGGCGATTTCTCCATGGGTGGCGCGAAATTCGGCGATGGCGGCATCCGCGCCGGTTTGCACGGCGGCCTCGGCGACGCGGCATAGCCCCTCGGCGATGGCGAGCGGATCATGCGCACATTCCACCATCTGCGCGCCGAGAGCGAAGCGTTCCTCCCCCACAACCTGCCGCAACCGGTCGAGCCGCGCTTCATAACCGCTGTCCTCGCTTGCTTTTATGCGCGCGGCCAATTCGTCGACGCTTCCCGGCAGTGCCAGCGCGCCCGGGTCGATCATCGCGTCGAGCAGCTCGGGCCGCTGCGCCAACGCGTCGGCGAGCGGGCGGGCCAATGTAAGGATGCGCAGTACACGCTCGAGCAGGCCGGGGCGCTGTTCGAACAGGCGGAACAGGTTGATGGCGCTCGGCAAGCGGGTGAGCAGTGTCTCCCACCGGGCGAGCGCGTGATAGGGATCGGGGGCCGCGGCCAGCGCTTCGAGCAGGTCGTCCTGCATGGCATCGAACGCCTTGTTCGCTTCGCTCGATCTCAGCGCGCGCAGATGGGCGCGCCAATTGTCCACTCGCGCCTCGAAACGGTCGCGAAAGGCATCGGGCACGCTGCCCGTGCTGCGCGTTTCCTCCGCATCCTCGCCCAGCAGATCGTCATAGCGCCGCGCCACTTCGCCGGTGATGCTGGACAGCTCGGCAATCAGCGCCGCGCCATTCGCCATCCCGGCGAGCCGCGCGACATTGTCGATGCTCTCGGGCCGATCGGGGACGCTGTGCGTCTGCCGGTCGTCGACCATTTGCAGGCGGTGCTCGATAACGCGCAGCCTGTCATAACTTTCCCCCAGCACGCGGGCATCCTCGGCCTGGATGATGTCGGCAGCGGCCAGCGCATCGAGGGCGGCGCGCGTGCCGCGCTGGCGCAAGGTTGGATCGCGACCGCCATAGATGAGCTGGTGCGTCTGGGCGAAGAATTCGATCTCGCGAATGCCGCCGCGCCCCTTCTTGATGTCGAAGCCCGGTCCCACCTCGCGCGGCCCCTTATAGGCTTGCCGGATGCGCGCGGTAAGTCGCCGCACCTCCTCGATGGCGGTGAAATCGAGGCTGCGCCGCCACACGAAGGGGCGGATATCGTCGAGGAAGTCTTCGCCCGCTGCGATGTCGCCCGCAGCAGCGCGCGCGCGGATGAAAGCGGCCCGTTCCCATGTTAATGCAGAAGATTCGTAGTGGCTGATGGCGGCGTTGAAGCTTACGGCCAGCGGCGTGACTTCGCTCGCCGGACGCAGCCGCAGGTCCACCCGCAGCACATAGCCTTCCGCCGTCATCTCGCCCAGCAATTGCACCAAATGCCGCGCATAGCGTTGCGCCGCCTCGCCCGGTTCATCCCGCTCGCGCCGTGCCAGCCGCTCCGGATCGAAGAGCAGGATCGGATCGATGTCGGAGGAATAATTGAGCTCGTCCGCGCCCTGCTTTCCGAGCGCCAGCGCCGAAAAGCCGTCGGTGTCCGCGCCGTCTACGCGGCGCTGCACCACAGCCTGCATCGCGCGGTCCAGCGCATCGTCCGCAAAAGTGGAAAGCTCGCGCATGACACGGGTCACATCGAACCTGCCGGCAAGGTCGCCAACGCCCAGCACCAAGGCCAGCGAAAGGCGCTCCCGGCGGAGCGCGACGCCGGTGTCGCTCTCGCCTTCGCCTGCCGCTCGCGCTGCGGCCAGCGCATCTTCTCCCCGGCCTTCCGCCAGCATTCCGGCCAGCTCCGGCCGTCGCTCCAACGCTCGGCGCAGGAAGGGGGAGTGGGCGCGGGCGCGCTCCAATGCGGATTGCCAATCGGGATCCATCGCCGCCGCTCCTGCCCGCATCGCATCTTGCCCGCAAGCCTCGCGGGTGCCACACATGGCGCGCTTTTTCTGGAGAGAGCGTTTCATGTTGCGTTTCACCACCTTGCTCGCCGGCCCCGTGGCCGCCCTTGCCCTCACCGCCTGCGCCGAAACCACGGCGCAGCAGCCCGCCGCAGTCGAAATTTCCGAAGCGCGCATGCAGGAGATGGTCCGCACGCTGTCCTCCGACGAATTCGAAGGCCGACTGCCGGGCACGCCGGGCGGGGAGCGGACCGTCGCCTACCTTATCGAGCAATTCGAGGCTGCCGGACTGCAACCGGGCAATAATGGCGCGTGGACGCAGGAAGTGCCGCTGGTGGAGATCACCGGCAGCGATTTCGCGCCGCTCACCGTGGGCGATGAAGAATTCACTTATGGCGAGGACTGGGTCGGCGTCAGCTATCGCCAGACTGCGGAAACCTCGCTGGAGAATAGCGAGATCGTATTCGTCGGTTATGGGATCAACGCGCCGGAACGCGGCTGGAACGACTATGAAGGCGTGGACATGACCGGCAAGACCGCGCTGATCCTCGTCAACGATCCAGATTTCAATGAGGAAGGCCTGGAAGGCACATTCGATGGCCGCGCCATGACCTATTATGGCCGCTGGACCTACAAATACGAGGAAGCCGCGCGACAGGGCGCAGCAGCGGCCATCATCGTACATGAGGATTTCGCCGCCAGCTATGGCTGGAACGTCGTCGAGGGCAGCTGGTCGGGCGCACAAAGCTATGCCGATACGGGCGGGGACGGCAGCGACCAGACGCTGATGAATGGCTGGGTATCTAACGAGACCGCCCGAGCGATTTTCTATGCGGCCGACATGGATTTCGACGAAATGGCGATGGCTGCCAGCTTGCCCGACTTCGAAGCTGTGTCCCTCGGGGTGGAAGCTTCCACAAGCTTCAACAACACGTTCCGCCGCTATACCTCCAACAATGTGATCGGCATCTTGCGCGGCACGACGGCGCCGAACGAATATATCATCCACACCGCGCATTGGGACCATCTGGGCATCTGCGCCCCGGATGAGGAAGACAGCATCTGCAACGGCGCAATCGACAATGCGACCGGCACGGCGGCGCTGGCCGCTCTTGCCGAAGCGCATGTCGCTGCCGGCCCGCCGGAACGCAGCCTGGTGTTCCTTGCCGTGACTGCAGAAGAGCAGGGCTTGCTGGGCGCGGAATATTACGCCGCCAACCCCGTTTTCCCGCACGCCAATACGGTTGCGGGCATCAATATGGATGGCATCGCCGTGCGCGGGCAATCCCGCGATGTCGTGGCGCGCGGCGCGGGCAAGAGCGAGCTGGACGCCTTTCTAGAGGATGCGCTGGCAGAGCAAGGCCGCACGCTATCGGCGGATCCCGCCCCGCAGGCAGGCTATTACTACCGGTCCGACCACTTCCCCTTCGTGAAGCGCGGCGTGCCGATGTATTACGTGAAATCCGGCCTCGACCTCGTCGAAGGCGGCGTGGAAGCGGGCGAGGCGGCGGAAGCAGCCTACCGCGAAAACGCCTATCACGCGCCGGGCGATGAATATGACGAGAGCTGGGACTGGTCCGGCATCATGCAGGATCTCGACCTGTATTACAGCTTGGCGCGAATGCTCGGCAATTCGGGCGACTGGCCAGCGTGGAATGCAGGCGACGAGTTCGAGGCCGCGCGGCAGCAAAGCTGCAACGCCTCGCGCAGCGGCTGCTGAGCATCATGCCCGGCATTCGCATGCCCGCCGAATGGGCGCAGCAGGACTGGATCTGGATCGGCTTTCCCGCCCATGCCGACTTGTGGGAAGAGAACCTCGTCCCCGCGCAGGAGCAGATGGCGGCGTTCGCCAATGCGGTTGCGGAAACCGGCCAGCAGGTGCGGCTGGTGGTGCGCGACGCCGCGGCGGAAGCGCGCGCACGGCGATTGGTGAGCAGCAGCGTTGTGATGGAGCGCCACCCCTATGGCGATATCTGGCTGCGCGACACCGGACCGATCACTGTGTTGGACGGTGATGGCGAACGGCGCGCGCAGGGCTTCGGTTTCAATGGTTGGGGCGGCAAGTTCATCATGGAAGGCGATCAGGAAACGGGCGCGTCGCTCGCTGAAGCAGCTGACCTGCCTTATTCACGCGCGGACTGGATTCTCGAAGGCGGTGCGATCGAAACCGATGGCACCGGCCTCGTCGTGACGACAGAGCAATGCCTGCTGAACCCGAACCGCAATCCCTCACTCAGCCGCGAGGATATCTGGGCGAACCTCCAGCGCGATCTCGGTTTCGAGCGCGTATTGTGGCTGGGTGACGGCCTCGCGGGCGATCATACGGATGGCCATGTCGATAATCTCGCGCGCATGGTCGCCGAGAACGCCATCGCTATCCCGCGTGCCTCAACGCCGGACGATCCCAACCGCACGGTGTATGACGATGCCCGCGCCCGCGCGCAGGACTTCGGGCTGACGGTGCATGACATCCCCTCACCCGGCTGGATGGGTGAAGGCGATGAGGCGGAGCCCGCCAGTTACATGAACTTCGCCATATGCAATGATGTGGTGGTCGTGCCCACATACGGCTCGGCGCATGACGATGACGCCGTGGCGGCCATCGGCGATCTTTTCCCGGGCCGAGTAGCCGTGGGCTTGCGCGCCGATGCCGTGCTGACGGGTGGCGGCAGTTTCCACTGCGCCAGCTGCCACGTTCCGGCGAAACCCTCTTAACTTTTCGTTAGGGATTGGCCCCGATAATGGCCTCATGGCCAAAGCCGTCGCCTTTACCCGCAAGACCATCGCATTGCCTTTCGAGAGCGCGCGCGGCGTTATAGTTGCGGGCTGCGCAATCGCGCTGATCGCGGCGGGCCCGGCCATCCCCTTCATGTAACCTTCCCTGCATGAAAAGCGGAAATGGTCCTTAACATTCAGGGGCATTTCCGTTTGCGAAGGCTCGTTCTAGCTCACCAGCTTCCACAGCGCGCCCAGCGTCGCGCCGCCCAGCACCATCGCTGTGGCGACTTGCCACTGCGTCGTGGTGACACGGCCGAAAGCGCGGTGACCGAACCAGTCGCCCAGCAGCACGGCGGGAAACAGCGCCAGCGCCAGTAGCGCCTCCTCGCGGCCACCGATGCCGAGCGCTATGAACAGCGCGGCCGATAGCGGGGTCACCATCAGAAAGATCGCCATCATGCTGGCACGCGCGGCTTTCGGCTCCAGCCGCCCGCGCAGGTAGAATGGCGCCATGCCCGGCCCGGGCATTCCGGCAAATCCGCCAAAGAACCCTGTAAAGAAGCCCGACAGCGCCATGGCGGGCTTTCGCGCCAGCGTCACCTTGCCAAGCGGCACCACGACCAGCACGAATGCGCCAAGCGAGACCATGGCGATCAGGACTCGCGCCCATTCGGGCGGGAGCGCAACCAGCGCCCACAGGCCCAGCGGCATGCAGGCGAGCGCGACAAGCGTGATCGGGATGGCGGATCGGTCCGCATCGCGGCGGATGCGACCGATATCGGTGAGGCCAATAAGAAATAGCGAGATGATACCGACCAGCACGGCAGCGCTCGGTGCGATGGCCAGCTGGAGTACGGGAACCAGCACGACCGACAGCCCGAACCCCGCCAGCCCGCGCACGAAGCCGGCAGCAATGGCAGCCCCGATTGCAGTGAGGATGATGTCGGCGGAAAACCCGAGCATCGGCCTGTCGCTATAGCTTCAGCAGCGCGGCCAGCGCCGCCGCGCCCAGCACCACGCCGACGAAGCCGCGCCAGACCGGATCGCTCACCTTGCCGAAGACCAGCGAGCCCAGCCAATTGCCCAGCGCCATCACGGGAAAGAGCAGCAGGCCGAAAACCACCATATGCCATTGCAGCAGGCCCGTCACCGCGCCGGAGGTCAGGCTGGCGAGCGCCGATACGCCGAACACGCCGATCATGCTCGCTTTCGCCGTTACGCGCGCCATGTCCTGCCGCACGTAATATGGCACGACGGAAATGCCCGGCATGGCGGCGAACCCCGTCATCAGGCCTGCAACAAGACCCGTGGCGCCAGTCGTCACGCGCCCCGGCCGGAAGGCGGTGCTGCGCCTTGGCAGGATGACGATCAGAAATGCGGCGAGCGCGGCCAGCGCGATCAGCACGCGGGCAAGCGCAGGCGGCGTGGCCGCAAGCAGCATCAGGCCCGGCAGCGTCGTCAGCACCAGCGCCGCCATGATCCAGTAGGCGGACCTGTCTGCCTCGCGCAGCACGTAGCGCACCTCGCTCAGTGCCAGCATGAAGGCAAGGATGTTGACCACCAGCACCGCTTCCACCGGGGCCAGCGCCAGCGCGATGATCGGCGTCAGCAGGAAACCGAAACCGAAGCCCGTCAGCCCGCGCACGAAAGACGCGCCCAGCGTCGCGGCGACCGCGACCCCGATCTGCGCAGTCGTGAAGTCGGCGGGCAGTTCCAAGCCGGTCAGCTTTCGCGCAGGTCCGGCGGCGTGGCTTCGGCGCGGATCAGCGCGACGGCTTCATCGGCGGAGAGGAACTGCTGCTGCTTCTCGCCCAGCGTGCGCATGGCGACGGTGCCTTCCTCCGCTTCGCGCTTGCCGATCACGAGGATATGCGGAACCTTGGCCAGCGAGTGCTCGCGCACCTTGTAATTGATGCTTTCGTTACGGAAATCGCTGTCCACCCGCACGCCCGCCGCTTCCAGCTTGGCGATTACCTGTTTCGCGTAATCGTCCGCATCGGAAACGATGGTCGCCACTACGACCTGCGTCGGCGCAAGCCACACGGGCAAGCGGCCGGCAAAATGCTCGATCAGGATGCCGATGAAGCGTTCGTAACTGCCGAAGATCGCGCGATGCAGCATGACGGGGCGGTGCTTCTCGCCATCCTCGCCGACATAATTCGCATCGAGGCGATCGGGCAGCACGCGGTCGCCCTGAATCGTGCCGACTTGCCAGGTGCGACCAATGGCATCGGTGAGGTGCCATTCGAGCTTCGGCGCGTAGAACGCGCCTTCTCCCGGCAATTCCTCCCAGCCATAGTCGTCATTGTCCATGCCCGCTTCGGCCACGGCATCGCGGAGTTCCTGCTCGGCCTTGTCCCAATCGGCGTCGCTGCCGAAGCGCTTCTCCGGCCGGAGCGCCAGCTTCACGTGATACGAGAAGCCGAAATCCTTATAGACGCTGTCGGCCAGCTTGCAGAAGGCGCGCACTTCCTCGACCACCTGATCCTCGGTGCAGAAGATGTGGGCGTCGTCCTGCGTGAACTGGCGCACGCGCATCAGGCCATGCAGCGCGCCATGCGGCTCGTTGCGGTGGCAGCAGCCCATTTCGCCCAGCCGGATGGGAAGGTCTCGGTAGGATGTGATGCCCTGCTTGAAGACGAGCACATGCGCCGGACAATTCATCGGCTTCATCGCCAGCCAGCCGGCATCCTCGGCCACCTTGGGCGCGGCTGGCCCTTCGCCCAACCCGTCCACCTCAGGCACGATATCGGGCACGGCGAACATGTTCTCGGCATATTTGCCCCAGTGGCCGGACTGCTCCCACTGGCGGATGTCCATCAATTGCGGCGTCTTGATCTCGCGGTAGCCCGCGACATCCATCTTGCGCCGCATATAGGCTTCGAGCTCGCGCCAGATGCGATAGCCCTTGGGGTGCCAGAAGACAGAGCCGTGCGCTTCTTCCTGCAGGTGGAACAGGTCCATCTCGCGGCCCAGCTTGCGGTGGTCGCGCTTGGCGGCTTCCTCAAGATTGTGAAGGTGCTGCTTCAGCTGCTTCTTGTTGAGCCAGCCCGTGCCGTAAATGCGTGTGAGCTGTGCATTGCGCTGGTCGCCGCGCCAGTATGCACCGGCCACGCGCATCAGCCTGAAAGCCTGCGGATCGAGCTTGCCGGTCGACGCAAGGTGCGGGCCGCGGCACATATCCAGCCAGTCTTCGCCTGATCGGTAAACCGTCAGCTCCTCGCCTTCGGGCAATTCCTTCGCCCATTCGGCCTTGAAACGCTCGCCATCTTTTTCCCACTTCTCGATCAGCTGCTGCCGGGTCCACACCTCGCGGGTCAGCGGCTTGTCGGCAGCGATAATCTCGCGCATCTTTTCCTCGATGGCGGGCAGGTCTTCGGAGCTGAAGGGCTCGCGGCTTTCGGGCGCCATGACATCGTAATAGAAGCCGTCGTCCGTCGCCGGGCCGAAAGTGATCTGCGTACCCGGATACAGCGCCTGCACCGCTTCGGCGAGGACGTGAGCATAATCGTGGCGCACCAGTTCCAGAGCTTCGGCTTCGTCGCGCGATGTGATCAGGGCCAGCTCGCTATCGCCGTCGAACGGCCTGTTGAGATCGCGCACCTCGCCGTTTACCCGCGCGGCAAGCGCCGCCTTGGCAAGGCCTGGGCCGATGGCAGCAGCGACATCGGCAGGCGTGGAGCCTGCCTCCATCTCGCGCGTGGAGCCATCGGGCAGGTTGATCTTCAAAAGTTCGGTCATTGCACCATCGCTTTGTTCGTGTCGCATCGCGCCATGGCACAAGCCTGCGCGCGCTTGAAGAGCGGCGTGACAATCTGCCGGGATCGAAGGTGGAACGCCGCGCCACCCTCACCCGGGTGGCGACGATCGTGCGTCAGCCCACGACCGACCGCCCCCGGTTTTCCGAGGTGGTAGTGAACGTGGTGGTAGTCACACGGTTGGCCATGCGCGGCAGATAGGCGGCAGGCGTGGTTTTGTCCAACACCCTCTTGGCTTGACGGGGCATGCGCGGCATGGGTGCGGCATGACAGATACACTCGAAGTGAGCGGGCAAAGCATCGCCTACCGCCACAATCCCGGCACCGGCGCGGAGACAGGCCCGGCCATCGTCTTCCTGCCCGGCTATATGTCCGACATGGCCGGCGGCAAGGCGACCGCGACCTTCGACTGGTGCACGGCGCGGGGGCGCGAGTGCCTGCTGCTCGATTATTCCGGCTGCGGAATGAGTAGCGGCGACTTTGCCGATGGCACGCTGTCTGGCTGGCGCGACGAAGTGCTGGCGGTGATCGACACCAAAGTGGCGTCCGACAGGGTCATCATCGCAGGCTCATCCATGGGCGGGTGGCTGATGCTGATGGTGGGCCGCGAGCTAGGCGGTCGCCTGCATGCGCTGGTGGGCATCGCCGCAGCGCCCGACTTCACCGATTGGGGTTTCGACGAGACGCAGAAGGCGCAGCTGCGTGCTGGCGAGACGATCTTCGAGGATAGCGATTATGGCTACGATCCCATGCCGACCCATGCCCGCTTCTGGCACGACGGCGAAGCAAATCGCCAGCTGACCGCCATCATCCCCATTACGTGTCCGGTGCGCCTGCTGCATGGGCAGGAAGACCGCGATGTGCCGAGCGAAACCTCGCTCCGCCTCGCCGCAGCGCTTGCCAGCGAGGATGTGCAGGTCACGCTAGTAAAAGGCGGCGATCATCGCCTCTCGCGCGACACCGACATCGCCTTGCTGCTGCAAACCTACGCCACGCTTTGATCCGGCGATACGCTGAACGCCGATCTAGTTTCTCCTGAAACATTTCACTCGCATCTGCATAACAGCCCGATTAAGGCGCGCGGGAACTTGTCGACCCTGCTATCGCTGGAGTCGGAAGGGGCACCGGGAGGAGCATCTCCCGTGCCGGCTGAGAGGAGACAGTCGAGCATGGCAGCCAAGGGCAAAGCGTCCGCCGCATTCACGGATTTGAGCCAGCAGGAGCGCGCGTTCGCCAAGGTGCTGGGCGACCGTATCAGCAATTCCCTGCTGCCGGGCGAGACACCATTGGAAGGCGAAAAGCTGGATAATGCCACGGCTTTCACGGTCGAGGCTGCGCGCCAGCGTGAGGACGGAAAGCCCGCTATCCTCGTGCGCTCCGCCACCGATGGCCACCGGTTCATGCGGATCGCCATCATCAATAAGGACATGCCTTTCCTCGTCGATTCCATCGGCGCGACCATGGCGGCACATGGTCTGTCGATCGATGTGCTGGCCCACCCCATCCTGCCCGTGCGGAGGGAAGGCGGCGCACTGAAAGACCTGCCAAAGGGCGACGGCACCGGCGAGAAGAAGGAAAGCTGGGTCTATCTCGAAACCGCGCGCATCGATGCGAAGGAACGCCGCGCGCTGGAAAAGGATCTGGCAGAAGCGATCCTCGATGTGCGCGCGGCGGTGGTCGACTGGCCGCAAATGCGC
This sequence is a window from Aurantiacibacter gangjinensis. Protein-coding genes within it:
- a CDS encoding ferritin-like domain-containing protein, with product MTLSQAIRDALLIGDKRAKVMKTRRLVRDYRLGRLTPVFDVTMPDHPAWPGNLDVRPPGQMPKRGRGGSERNRIALWHSLAHIEFVAIDLALDIVGRFGGQMGPDFIADFLAVAADEAMHFALIERHLATLGATYGDLPVHGGLWQAAQETAHDAGARLAVVPMVLEARGLDVTPATLERVRAQGDSRGAAILERILDDEIRHVSAGSSHFDALCRANGKVPEKHWKMLVKRHFRGSLKPPFNDSARLAAGLPREFYAGVA
- a CDS encoding peroxiredoxin, which produces MSDSRPDTGDMMPDTAMEGADGATIKPSDFRGRKLVMFFYPKDMTPGCTTENIEFTHSRADFEAADTALLGVSKDPYARHEKFIAKHDLANPLASDPEKDGIADALGIWVEKKMYGKTFMGMERTTYLVDAEGRIARVWRKVKVKGHVEEVLEAARSL
- the glnE gene encoding bifunctional [glutamate--ammonia ligase]-adenylyl-L-tyrosine phosphorylase/[glutamate--ammonia-ligase] adenylyltransferase, translating into MDPDWQSALERARAHSPFLRRALERRPELAGMLAEGRGEDALAAARAAGEGESDTGVALRRERLSLALVLGVGDLAGRFDVTRVMRELSTFADDALDRAMQAVVQRRVDGADTDGFSALALGKQGADELNYSSDIDPILLFDPERLARRERDEPGEAAQRYARHLVQLLGEMTAEGYVLRVDLRLRPASEVTPLAVSFNAAISHYESSALTWERAAFIRARAAAGDIAAGEDFLDDIRPFVWRRSLDFTAIEEVRRLTARIRQAYKGPREVGPGFDIKKGRGGIREIEFFAQTHQLIYGGRDPTLRQRGTRAALDALAAADIIQAEDARVLGESYDRLRVIEHRLQMVDDRQTHSVPDRPESIDNVARLAGMANGAALIAELSSITGEVARRYDDLLGEDAEETRSTGSVPDAFRDRFEARVDNWRAHLRALRSSEANKAFDAMQDDLLEALAAAPDPYHALARWETLLTRLPSAINLFRLFEQRPGLLERVLRILTLARPLADALAQRPELLDAMIDPGALALPGSVDELAARIKASEDSGYEARLDRLRQVVGEERFALGAQMVECAHDPLAIAEGLCRVAEAAVQTGADAAIAEFRATHGEIADSELVILGLGRLGGGALTHASDLDIVFLFTGEIGGESDGPRPLSTSLYYNRLAARVSAALSVPTAEGALYDVDTRLRPQGKQGPLAVSFDAFAKYQRKSAWTWEHMALARARPIYGSPLAKERLAALVRDTLCQKRDAAKLRREVLAMRADILAAKPPAGPLDVKLMRGGLVDSEFLIHYLQLREGVGLEPALEKAIAALADADLLPGGHAANHLTLTRYLVANRLFAPDGAEPVPATANVLAKACGEESYLALLHRLREARQSIAAQWAEHFGETLEIER
- a CDS encoding M28 family peptidase is translated as MARFFWRERFMLRFTTLLAGPVAALALTACAETTAQQPAAVEISEARMQEMVRTLSSDEFEGRLPGTPGGERTVAYLIEQFEAAGLQPGNNGAWTQEVPLVEITGSDFAPLTVGDEEFTYGEDWVGVSYRQTAETSLENSEIVFVGYGINAPERGWNDYEGVDMTGKTALILVNDPDFNEEGLEGTFDGRAMTYYGRWTYKYEEAARQGAAAAIIVHEDFAASYGWNVVEGSWSGAQSYADTGGDGSDQTLMNGWVSNETARAIFYAADMDFDEMAMAASLPDFEAVSLGVEASTSFNNTFRRYTSNNVIGILRGTTAPNEYIIHTAHWDHLGICAPDEEDSICNGAIDNATGTAALAALAEAHVAAGPPERSLVFLAVTAEEQGLLGAEYYAANPVFPHANTVAGINMDGIAVRGQSRDVVARGAGKSELDAFLEDALAEQGRTLSADPAPQAGYYYRSDHFPFVKRGVPMYYVKSGLDLVEGGVEAGEAAEAAYRENAYHAPGDEYDESWDWSGIMQDLDLYYSLARMLGNSGDWPAWNAGDEFEAARQQSCNASRSGC
- a CDS encoding agmatine deiminase family protein translates to MPGIRMPAEWAQQDWIWIGFPAHADLWEENLVPAQEQMAAFANAVAETGQQVRLVVRDAAAEARARRLVSSSVVMERHPYGDIWLRDTGPITVLDGDGERRAQGFGFNGWGGKFIMEGDQETGASLAEAADLPYSRADWILEGGAIETDGTGLVVTTEQCLLNPNRNPSLSREDIWANLQRDLGFERVLWLGDGLAGDHTDGHVDNLARMVAENAIAIPRASTPDDPNRTVYDDARARAQDFGLTVHDIPSPGWMGEGDEAEPASYMNFAICNDVVVVPTYGSAHDDDAVAAIGDLFPGRVAVGLRADAVLTGGGSFHCASCHVPAKPS
- a CDS encoding TSUP family transporter, whose amino-acid sequence is MLGFSADIILTAIGAAIAAGFVRGLAGFGLSVVLVPVLQLAIAPSAAVLVGIISLFLIGLTDIGRIRRDADRSAIPITLVALACMPLGLWALVALPPEWARVLIAMVSLGAFVLVVVPLGKVTLARKPAMALSGFFTGFFGGFAGMPGPGMAPFYLRGRLEPKAARASMMAIFLMVTPLSAALFIALGIGGREEALLALALFPAVLLGDWFGHRAFGRVTTTQWQVATAMVLGGATLGALWKLVS
- a CDS encoding sulfite exporter TauE/SafE family protein — protein: MELPADFTTAQIGVAVAATLGASFVRGLTGFGFGFLLTPIIALALAPVEAVLVVNILAFMLALSEVRYVLREADRSAYWIMAALVLTTLPGLMLLAATPPALARVLIALAALAAFLIVILPRRSTAFRPGRVTTGATGLVAGLMTGFAAMPGISVVPYYVRQDMARVTAKASMIGVFGVSALASLTSGAVTGLLQWHMVVFGLLLFPVMALGNWLGSLVFGKVSDPVWRGFVGVVLGAAALAALLKL